In Caloramator sp. E03, the sequence ATGTGTCTTATTCTGCTGCTACTACTTTACCTAAAATTATTGCTATTGATGAATTTAAAGGTAATTCTGGTGGTGCTAAATATCATTGTTCTATCGTTGACCCTGTTAATAGAAAAATTATTGATATTATTAAAGATAGACAGTTTCACGTCCTATCGGACTACTTTAAAAAAATTAAAAATCGCGATAGTGTTGAATATTTTATTTGTGATATGTGGCAACCTTATATTGATTTAGCTAAAACTTACTTTAAAAATGCTATTATTGTTATTGATAAATTCCATTATATTAGGCACGCTATGTGGGCTGTAGAAGCAGTTAGAAAACGTGTTCAAAAAGAGCTATCTGTTAAATTAAGAAAATACTTTAAAAGAAGCAAAAAACTTATTCTTAAAAGATTTGACTTACTTGATGAAGATTCAAAGTTCGCATTACAAGTTATGTTTTCTTACAATAGCGATTTAGCTATTGCTCATACCTTAAAAGAAAAACTATTAAAAATAATTGATACTACCTCTTCTTCTAAAGAAGCTCGTACTTTATTAAAGGAATGGATTAAGTTTGCACAAAGTAGCGGCCTTAAAGAATTTGAAAGATGTGCTAATACTTATATCAGGTATTTTAATGAAATAGTGAATTCTTTTGATATACCATATACAAATGCTTGCACTGAAGGCTTTAATAACAAAATTAAAGTTATTAAAAGAAATGCCTTCGGCTTCAAAAACTTTGATAGGTTTAGAAATAGAATTCTTCATTGCTGTAATTAAAGTAAATTATAATACCAAATTTTAGAAAACCAACTCACGTTGGTCTTTTTGTCCTGCAATTTTTGTGGGATACTCTCCCCAATCTAACTTATCTTTCTAAAATAACTCTCAAACAAGATAGGACAGGCATTCTAATCGAATACCCGCCCCAACAATTGACAAAGAGCCTATATTAAAAAATTATAGGTTTTTAAAATCCATTATTTTTTACAACTTCTTTCATCCAATATGCACTCTTTTTAAGTGTTCTTTTTTGAGTTTTTAAGTCAAGTTGAACAAGTCCGTATCTGTTTTTATATGCATTTGTCCATGACCAATTATCGATGAATGTCCATATATGATATCCTTTGACATTACATCCTTCTTGAATTGCTTTATGAAGCCATTTTAAATGTTCTTTAATAAAATCAATTCTATAATCGTCTTCTATTATACCATCCTTTATAAATCTTTCTTCATTTTGCACACCCATACCGTTTTCTGAAATATAAGATTCTATGTTATCGTAATTTTCTTTTAAATTTATTGCAATATCATATATTCCTTTTTCGTATATTTCCCAGCCTCTGTATACATTCATCTTTCTTCCTGGCATTTCATAATTATCAAAGAAATTATCAGGCAGTATTGGTGCTTCTGGATTAGGCATACATGCTTTTGCCTTTACTCTTCTTGGTTGGTAATAATTGATTCCAATGAAGTCTATTTTATTATTCTCAATAAGTTTTTTATCATCCTTTTGAACTTCTGGCAATAAGTTATTTTGCTTTAAAAGTTCAATCAGATCTTTGGGGTACTCTCCTTTAACAACAGGATCAAGAAAGCTTCTATTAAATAATAGATCTGCAATGTAAGCCGCTTTTAAATCTGCTGGATTATTGCTTCTTGAATATGATGGAGTTAAATTGAGAATTATTCCAATTTTACCATTTTTGATATTTAAATTTTTGAACTCTTTAACTGCTCTTTTATGTGCAATAACTGTGTTATAAGCAACTTGTACAGCTCTTTTAAAGTCTACAACATTTGGATAGTGGAAATCATATAAATAACCGCCTTCTACAGGTACAATTGGTTCATTAAATGTAAACCATTTTTTAACTCTATCACCAAACAGTTCAAAGCAGATTTTAGCGTATTTTTCATAGGCATCAACTACTTCACGATTTTCCCATCCACCTATATTTTGAAGTATCATAGGCATATCAAAATGAAATAAATTTATAAAAGGTTCAATATTATTATCAATTAGCTCATTTACTACATTGTTGTAAAATTCTACAGCTTTTTTATTAACTTCACCTATACCATTTGGAATTAATCTTGACCAGGAGATAGAAAATCTAAAAGAATTAAGTCCTATATCTTTCATTAATTTAATATCTTCTTTATATCTATTATAGAAATCAGAGGTAACTTGAGGTCCTACTCCGTCAAAAAATCTGTTAGGTTCATTACTATACCAATAATCCCATATATTTTGTGATTTGCCATCTTTGTCTGATGAACCTTCGGTTTGGGTGGCAGAAGCTGCGCTTCCCCACCAGAACCCTTTTGGGAATTCATATTTTAAAATCAAATTAATTCCTCCTATCTGTTTTTCTTATACAGTTCAACAATTTCTATTGCAAGATCTCTAACTGCCATTGCTGTCATTAAATGATCCTGGGCATGAACTAATAAAATATTTAAAGCTTTTGATTTACCAGAAGCTTCTTCTTGAATTAATTTTGTTTGAAACTCATGAGCCTTACCTAATTCTATAGAAGCTTCTTTAAGTAATTTTTCTGCCATTTCAAAGTTGCCTTTTTTTGCTTCTTGTATTGCTTCCATTGAATTTGATCGACCATTACCTGCGTATAGTATTAGTTCAAATGCTACATTTTCTTTATCTTCCATTTATATTACCTCCATAAGAATTCATGTCAAAAGTATTGATTTTTATTTGCTTAATGAATTATTAGCTTTATTTCCTATTGCACCTTTTTCTGCACTGCTGTATTTTCTATCAAGCATGATTATAAATGGAGTCCATATAACTAAAACAATTAAAAGATTAACAAGTTGCAAAATACCACCAGCAATTGAATTGGTTGCTAAAATTCCACTAAAGAATATAGGTACAGTCCAAGGAACGTCAACTCCAACTGGTGCTGGAACAAGCCCTATTGACATAACAAAGTATGTAAAAGCTGTAACTACCATTGGAGCTAATATCCAAGGTATTAAAACCATAGGGTTTAAAACTATTGGTAAACCAAAGGTTACTGGTTCATTTACATTAAATATTCCGGGAGGGGTTGCAACTTTGCTTATTTCCCTCAACTGTTTGCTCCTTGCAAAAATGATTATTCCAATTAATACTGCAAGTGTCATTCCTGTTCCGCCCATTCCAACTGTAAATGTATCAATAAACTGTTTGTTAACAATATGAGGAAGATGTTTTGCACCAGCTTGATAAGCTTGGAAATTTTCTAATGATAATGCTCTCCAAATTGGGTCCATTACAGAGTTAATGATTATTTGTCCATGTAATCCGAAGAACCAGAATAATTGAGTAAAGAAAATTGCAACAAGTGTTGCTCCTAAACTTGAACCTAATGACATAAGAGGAGCTTGAATCATTTTATATATAAAGTCGTGTATATTTCCCCAAGGTGTAAAAATAAATATTATTCTAACAAGAAGGAAAACAGATAAAGTTATAAATGCTGGAATTAATGAAGAAAAAGAACGGGAAACTGCATCTGGAACTCCTGCAGGCATTTTGATTGTCCAATTTTTTTGAATTACTTTTCTATAAATTTCTGATGCTATAAATGCTGTAATTATTCCAACAAACATTCCTTTAGCACCAAGTCTATCAAGAGGAATAACACCATCTACAACTTCCTTTGCAGTTTTACCATATTGAAGAAATGTTGGCGTTAGAATTATAAATGCTGCAACTGAAACAGCCGAACCATAAATTGGTTCTACTTTATAGTATTTGCACAAACTATAGCCAATTCCGAATACTACAAATAATGTCATTATAGACAAAGTAGAACTAGATGCTGCACCTAATAAGTTTTTAAATTGGTTTAAGCCATTTTCTCCAAGAATTCTATCTAAATATGGTAAGTTTGATATAACAACGAAAATTGAACCAAATATTATCAATGGTAATGTTAGCATAAATCCTTCTCTTAATGCAGTAAGATATTTATTATTGTTTAATTTATCTGCAATTGGCATCAAATGTTTATCTAAAAAGTTCATTATTTTATCCATAATTAACTCCCCTCTTCTTAATTATTAATCATTTCTAATGCCATATTTAAAATTGCTCGTCCGTCACATCTACCATAGTCCATAGGTTTTATTACATCAATTTTAATTCCTAATTCATTAGCTTTAGATTCTAATTTTGATTTTAAAAATCTCATCTGAGGTCCTATCAATAATACATCTGCATTTTTCATTTCTTCTTCTACAACATCTTGAGATACAGCCCATATCTTGCAATCTATTCCTTTTTCTTTTGCAGCCTCTTGCATTTTCTTAACTACTAGTCCTGTTGACATACCTGATGCACAGGCTAATAAAATATTCATTATAATTCCTCCTTTTATTTTTTTATCTATTAATAAAGCAATATACATGCCAATTTTTTAACTTTTAATTTTATTATTTTAAAACAAGTATTTTAGCTATTTTTAATGTTATGAATAATAAATGGGCAGCAATTCAATCTGCCCGTTTATTATACACAATATAATTTCATTATACACATAAAAA encodes:
- the celB gene encoding PTS cellobiose transporter subunit IIC, with product MDKIMNFLDKHLMPIADKLNNNKYLTALREGFMLTLPLIIFGSIFVVISNLPYLDRILGENGLNQFKNLLGAASSSTLSIMTLFVVFGIGYSLCKYYKVEPIYGSAVSVAAFIILTPTFLQYGKTAKEVVDGVIPLDRLGAKGMFVGIITAFIASEIYRKVIQKNWTIKMPAGVPDAVSRSFSSLIPAFITLSVFLLVRIIFIFTPWGNIHDFIYKMIQAPLMSLGSSLGATLVAIFFTQLFWFFGLHGQIIINSVMDPIWRALSLENFQAYQAGAKHLPHIVNKQFIDTFTVGMGGTGMTLAVLIGIIIFARSKQLREISKVATPPGIFNVNEPVTFGLPIVLNPMVLIPWILAPMVVTAFTYFVMSIGLVPAPVGVDVPWTVPIFFSGILATNSIAGGILQLVNLLIVLVIWTPFIIMLDRKYSSAEKGAIGNKANNSLSK
- a CDS encoding ISL3 family transposase, translating into MHNNYFIKNLLGFKDVIITKVLDNVCYEIYLEMKKKPHTCPRCNSETRRVHDYRIQRVKHLPFFLKPTVLIIKKRRYRCNVCGKRFYESIEFLPRYHRITNLLSLYVINELANTCSMSSVAKKVNLSVDTIKRIFNNVSYSAATTLPKIIAIDEFKGNSGGAKYHCSIVDPVNRKIIDIIKDRQFHVLSDYFKKIKNRDSVEYFICDMWQPYIDLAKTYFKNAIIVIDKFHYIRHAMWAVEAVRKRVQKELSVKLRKYFKRSKKLILKRFDLLDEDSKFALQVMFSYNSDLAIAHTLKEKLLKIIDTTSSSKEARTLLKEWIKFAQSSGLKEFERCANTYIRYFNEIVNSFDIPYTNACTEGFNNKIKVIKRNAFGFKNFDRFRNRILHCCN
- a CDS encoding glycoside hydrolase family 1 protein, which produces MILKYEFPKGFWWGSAASATQTEGSSDKDGKSQNIWDYWYSNEPNRFFDGVGPQVTSDFYNRYKEDIKLMKDIGLNSFRFSISWSRLIPNGIGEVNKKAVEFYNNVVNELIDNNIEPFINLFHFDMPMILQNIGGWENREVVDAYEKYAKICFELFGDRVKKWFTFNEPIVPVEGGYLYDFHYPNVVDFKRAVQVAYNTVIAHKRAVKEFKNLNIKNGKIGIILNLTPSYSRSNNPADLKAAYIADLLFNRSFLDPVVKGEYPKDLIELLKQNNLLPEVQKDDKKLIENNKIDFIGINYYQPRRVKAKACMPNPEAPILPDNFFDNYEMPGRKMNVYRGWEIYEKGIYDIAINLKENYDNIESYISENGMGVQNEERFIKDGIIEDDYRIDFIKEHLKWLHKAIQEGCNVKGYHIWTFIDNWSWTNAYKNRYGLVQLDLKTQKRTLKKSAYWMKEVVKNNGF
- a CDS encoding PTS sugar transporter subunit IIB, giving the protein MNILLACASGMSTGLVVKKMQEAAKEKGIDCKIWAVSQDVVEEEMKNADVLLIGPQMRFLKSKLESKANELGIKIDVIKPMDYGRCDGRAILNMALEMINN
- a CDS encoding PTS lactose/cellobiose transporter subunit IIA gives rise to the protein MEDKENVAFELILYAGNGRSNSMEAIQEAKKGNFEMAEKLLKEASIELGKAHEFQTKLIQEEASGKSKALNILLVHAQDHLMTAMAVRDLAIEIVELYKKNR